The following proteins are co-located in the Gemmatimonadaceae bacterium genome:
- a CDS encoding ECF-type sigma factor, with translation MPRGVTPSPVSHGLENENVGGLLEERRALDDLFSATYEELRRLASAVRRDDPNATLTPTTLVNEAWLKLAQSPHLASVPRLHFKRIAARAMRQVLIEAARRRKAHKRGGAAAIVTFDDALAVAANGAAAADDLIALDDALDELARIHPRQAMMVECRFFGGLDIAETGELLGVSEATILRDWRAARAWLARELRRPR, from the coding sequence ATGCCGCGTGGTGTCACCCCCAGCCCCGTCTCCCACGGCCTCGAGAACGAGAATGTAGGCGGCCTCCTCGAGGAGCGTCGCGCGCTCGACGACCTCTTCAGCGCGACGTACGAGGAATTGCGGCGACTGGCGTCCGCCGTGCGGCGAGACGATCCTAACGCGACGTTGACGCCGACGACCCTCGTCAACGAGGCCTGGCTCAAGCTCGCCCAGTCGCCGCATCTCGCGTCCGTCCCGCGCTTGCACTTCAAGCGCATTGCCGCGCGCGCGATGCGCCAGGTGCTCATCGAAGCGGCGCGCCGGCGGAAAGCGCACAAGCGGGGCGGAGCCGCGGCGATCGTCACGTTCGACGATGCGCTCGCGGTGGCCGCGAACGGCGCCGCTGCCGCGGATGACCTGATCGCGCTCGACGACGCGCTGGACGAGCTCGCGCGCATCCATCCGCGTCAGGCCATGATGGTCGAATGCCGGTTCTTCGGCGGCCTCGACATCGCCGAGACGGGCGAACTGCTCGGCGTCTCCGAGGCGACGATTCTCCGCGACTGGCGGGCGGCGCGCGCCTGGCTGGCCCGCGAGCTGCGGCGCCCGCGCTGA
- a CDS encoding serine/threonine-protein kinase, with amino-acid sequence MDAERWARIQEVFHRAVEMPAADQDAFLDAECGVDRSLREEVSALLDEDARGESLLDHDVAHVANEVLGRGSPHQLPDRFGRYRITRLLGEGGMGVVYLARRDDLGSDAAIKILRDAWLSPARRERFASEQRTLAQLNHPLIARLYDADTLADGTPWFVMEYVDGVPLTDYCRHRDSPMPDRLRLFRSVCEAVQHAHGHAIIHRDLKPSNIFVMQDGTVKLLDFGIAKHLDVDATETDHTRTGLRLMTPAYAAPEQLRAGRVGIHTDIYSLGVVLYELLTGRLPFDVAHRTPAEVETLIAEHDPVKPSAVARRRLEHEGAEARLPAASKSQWDDLDVICLTATHKEPDRRYVTVDALIRDIDRYLAGEPLEARRDSVRYRTGKFLRRNWRPVSVGAAVFVAIVGLVVFYTVRLTNARNIALGEATRAQRIQGYMVSLFEGGDADVAPADSLKVVTMVDRGLKEARALDAVPESQAELYETLGSIYQQLGNYDRADTLLRASLAERRALFQSDNPDIANSLLALGLLFDARAQYDSAEILIRQALAMQQRALPHGDPAIAKTTSALGRLFEDQGRYPDAIATLDQAVALLSARGSQPSDLDAAITELANAHFYAGHYAISDSLNQRALLMDRSLYGPRHPNVADDLINLGAIQYEYGHYFAAERYYRDALAIIRAWYGENNPETASALTMLGRTLIDENKYDEAAQLLTEALDVQQRTYGPVHPRVASALNELGKVAQKRGHLDEAANDFRRMADIYRQIYHDKHYLIGIALSNLANVYSQKKQYAVADSLFRDVLRRYAAVLAPNHQLVGIAHIRLGHTLLLERRYVDAEPELRTGYGILKAQSSPPATWLGMARTDLVAVYDTLKQPEKAMPLRSELAQAKKVSDSARP; translated from the coding sequence ATGGACGCCGAGCGTTGGGCGCGCATTCAGGAGGTGTTCCACCGCGCGGTCGAGATGCCGGCGGCCGACCAGGACGCGTTCCTGGATGCCGAGTGCGGCGTCGACCGCTCGCTGCGCGAGGAAGTGTCGGCGCTGCTCGATGAGGACGCGCGCGGCGAGTCGCTCCTCGACCACGACGTCGCGCACGTGGCGAACGAAGTGCTGGGCCGCGGTTCGCCGCACCAGCTCCCCGACCGGTTCGGCCGCTACCGCATCACCCGTCTGTTAGGCGAAGGCGGCATGGGCGTCGTCTACCTGGCCCGCCGCGACGACCTGGGCAGCGACGCCGCGATCAAGATCCTGCGCGACGCGTGGCTCTCTCCCGCGCGCCGCGAGCGCTTTGCCAGCGAGCAGCGCACCCTGGCCCAACTCAACCACCCGCTGATCGCGCGACTCTACGACGCCGATACACTGGCCGACGGCACGCCGTGGTTCGTCATGGAGTACGTCGACGGCGTGCCGCTCACCGACTACTGCCGGCACCGCGACTCGCCGATGCCCGACCGCCTTCGCTTGTTCCGCAGCGTCTGCGAGGCGGTGCAGCACGCGCACGGCCACGCGATCATCCACCGGGATCTCAAGCCGTCCAACATCTTCGTGATGCAGGACGGCACCGTCAAACTCCTCGATTTCGGCATCGCAAAGCATCTCGATGTCGACGCAACCGAGACCGACCACACGCGCACGGGCCTCCGCTTGATGACGCCGGCTTATGCCGCGCCCGAGCAGCTTCGCGCCGGCCGCGTCGGGATCCACACCGACATCTATTCGTTGGGCGTCGTGCTCTACGAGCTCCTCACCGGGCGCCTGCCGTTCGACGTCGCGCACCGGACGCCGGCTGAGGTCGAAACGCTCATCGCCGAGCACGATCCGGTGAAGCCCTCGGCCGTCGCGCGCCGCCGCCTCGAGCACGAGGGCGCCGAGGCCCGGCTGCCCGCGGCGAGCAAGAGCCAGTGGGACGACCTCGATGTCATCTGCCTAACGGCGACGCACAAGGAGCCGGACCGGCGCTACGTGACGGTCGACGCGCTGATCCGGGACATCGACCGCTACCTGGCCGGAGAACCGCTCGAGGCGCGCCGCGACAGCGTGCGCTATCGCACCGGCAAATTCCTGCGGCGCAACTGGCGCCCCGTGTCGGTCGGCGCCGCCGTGTTCGTGGCGATCGTCGGCCTGGTCGTGTTCTACACCGTGCGGCTGACCAACGCCCGCAACATCGCGTTAGGCGAGGCGACGCGCGCCCAACGCATCCAGGGCTACATGGTCAGCCTCTTCGAGGGCGGCGACGCCGATGTCGCCCCCGCGGACAGCCTCAAAGTCGTCACGATGGTCGACCGCGGCCTCAAGGAAGCCCGCGCCCTCGACGCCGTACCCGAGTCGCAAGCCGAACTCTATGAAACGCTCGGCAGCATCTATCAACAGCTCGGCAACTATGATCGAGCCGACACCCTCCTCCGCGCGTCGCTCGCCGAGCGACGCGCTTTGTTCCAGAGCGACAACCCCGACATTGCCAACAGCCTCCTCGCACTCGGCTTGCTCTTCGACGCCCGCGCCCAATACGACTCCGCCGAGATCCTGATCCGTCAAGCGCTCGCCATGCAGCAACGCGCCCTCCCGCATGGGGATCCCGCCATCGCCAAAACCACGTCGGCACTCGGCCGCTTGTTCGAAGACCAGGGCCGGTATCCCGACGCCATCGCGACGCTCGACCAGGCCGTGGCATTGCTGTCTGCCCGCGGATCGCAGCCGTCGGATCTCGATGCGGCGATCACCGAGCTCGCGAACGCGCACTTCTATGCGGGCCACTATGCAATTTCCGACTCCCTCAACCAGCGAGCGCTGTTGATGGATCGGAGCTTGTACGGACCGCGCCATCCGAACGTCGCCGATGACCTCATCAACCTCGGCGCCATTCAATACGAGTACGGACACTACTTCGCGGCTGAGCGCTACTATCGCGACGCCCTCGCCATCATTCGCGCGTGGTATGGCGAGAACAATCCGGAAACCGCGTCGGCGCTCACGATGCTCGGGCGCACGCTGATCGACGAAAACAAATACGACGAGGCGGCGCAGCTTCTTACGGAAGCGCTCGATGTCCAACAACGCACCTATGGTCCAGTGCATCCGCGAGTGGCGTCCGCGCTCAACGAGCTCGGGAAGGTCGCGCAGAAGCGCGGACATCTTGACGAAGCGGCAAACGATTTTCGTCGGATGGCGGACATCTACCGCCAGATCTATCACGACAAGCACTACCTCATCGGCATCGCGCTGTCGAACCTGGCGAACGTGTACTCGCAGAAAAAGCAGTATGCAGTCGCGGACTCGCTGTTCCGCGATGTCCTGCGCCGCTATGCCGCAGTCCTCGCGCCCAACCATCAACTGGTTGGCATCGCGCACATTCGCCTCGGGCACACGCTGCTGCTGGAGCGCCGATACGTAGACGCGGAACCAGAGCTCAGAACGGGCTACGGCATCCTCAAGGCGCAGTCGAGTCCTCCAGCCACCTGGCTCGGCATGGCGCGCACGGACCTGGTGGCAGTGTACGACACACTCAAGCAGCCTGAGAAAGCGATGCCGCTTCGGTCCGAGTTGGCCCAGGCGAAAAAAGTCTCCGACTCGGCGCGTCCGTGA